In Anaerolineae bacterium, the sequence GGTCCTCCTCCAGACGCGCATCCTCCTCCGTTGTGCGACCCCGCTTGCGCGTGCCGGCGAGGGGGCGCTGCTCGGCCAGGCCGTCGCGCAGCCGCACGAACATCTCCGGCGAGGAGCCCACTAGCGCCAGGTCATCCCTGAACCGGAAGTGGAACATGTAAGGTGAAGGGTTGAGCCGCCTCAAGGCCCGGTACACCTGGAAGGGCGTAGCCCGAAGCGGCCGAGAGAGCCTCTGTGAGAGGACCACTTGGAGGATGTCACCAGCCCTGATGTACTCCTTCGCCCGCAGTACCATATCCTGATACCGCTCTGGAGTGAGGTTGGCCTCGTCCTCATCCTGCCTGGAATTCGGCCTGGGCTCAGGTGGGGCAGTGGGACGAGCCGGGCGCTGCAAGCGGTCCAGCGCAGCCACCAGCCGTTCTTCCGCACTGAGGCGTTCGTCGCCACGGACCATGATGTGGAGCACGTTGCGGGCGTGGTCGAGCGCATATAGCACCCCCGGAACCAGGAGGATAGCGGCCGGAACGGCCAGGTCATCGGGAGGCGGCTTCGGGAGCCTTTCGTGTGCCCGGACTAGGTCGTATCCGACGTACCCCACCAGGCCAGAAGCGAACGGCGGCAGCGAGGTGGCCCCAGTGTACTGGCAGAGCCGCAGCAGGGGCCTCAGCCCCCCGAGGCCTGGTTGGGGCTCGAGCCACTGCCCGGAGGACGATTGCACCTTCCATCCCTCACTGCACGCGGTTACCGTCAGCAGCGGCTCGCAGCCCACGAATGAGTACCTGCCCACCTGCTGCCCGCGTTCCACGCTCTCCAGAAGGAAGGAGCCGTCCTCGCGCTCCACCCGCAGGAACAGAGCAGCTATGGTCTCTAAGTCGAAAGGCACCTCCCGGTGCAGCATCTCACCCAGCGCCTGCCTCTGTAACGTTTCTGTGTCGAACATCACGCCACCTCCCGGAAACAAAGAGAGCCCTCGTCCCTAGGGACGAGGGCTCAAGCGCCACTCGCGGTGCCACCCCAGTTAGGCACGGTCCTGCTGCG encodes:
- the trpE gene encoding anthranilate synthase component I produces the protein MFDTETLQRQALGEMLHREVPFDLETIAALFLRVEREDGSFLLESVERGQQVGRYSFVGCEPLLTVTACSEGWKVQSSSGQWLEPQPGLGGLRPLLRLCQYTGATSLPPFASGLVGYVGYDLVRAHERLPKPPPDDLAVPAAILLVPGVLYALDHARNVLHIMVRGDERLSAEERLVAALDRLQRPARPTAPPEPRPNSRQDEDEANLTPERYQDMVLRAKEYIRAGDILQVVLSQRLSRPLRATPFQVYRALRRLNPSPYMFHFRFRDDLALVGSSPEMFVRLRDGLAEQRPLAGTRKRGRTTEEDARLEEDLSVDPKERAEHIMLVDLARNDLGRVCQYGTVSVPRLLYVERFSHVMHLASTVEGRLREDRDAVDLLAACLPAGTLSGAPKVRAMEIIDELEPTRRGPYGGAVGYLDANGNLDTCITLRTLLMTGGRAYVQAGAGIVADSVPASEYQETLSKAAALLSALDLAGTA